CTCACAACAATCACACAGCAAATCACAAAAAATATTCagatctatttttattttatttttattaaacatCAAATCGTAATACCATTTTATGTAAGAAGACACATCAAACCATCACCACTTTCGATTGGAATAAGAGACCATGGTGTTTGAACAGAGCAAAAAGCGAAGAAAAGTTTAGGTAATACCCGAGACCCCCAAACATATAGGAAtaggacaaaatcaaatcaatcaccCCCGAACCTATGAATTATAATTATGCTATAAAATTTAATCAACTGATTGATATTGGTATGGGAAagattaaaatatatatatacacacgaaTAATCATTTGATTGATTCTGATATAGGAGGAcagattttaagaaaaaaaaaccagaGTTATCTGATTTGATTCTAACGCTTTCAACGATATCTTGATGATAATTGCATAACGGTCCAAACTAGCTCAGTGGTATAATATCGTGCATGATAACATGTTGTACTGGAAATAATAAGGAAAGAGAAAGAGGTAGAAAAAGAGAAGAACTTGGTATTGATAAAGAGTCATCAATCTATTACATACATATAATATTCTTTTATATACATGAAAGAGAAGACCTATTCATCTAacggaccgcacatccatggaccATAGACCCTataacaaaattttgtttttctacgCTTTCTTTATTTTGGAAAAATGATATGATAGAGTTATCTAAGAGCTAGCACAACGTAATCTTTTTTTTATCCGTTGATTATAGATCACAATTATCGTAAAGTGTATTGCGTATTTCAAATGTTTTTCCCAGTTGTTATAAAGAAATATGGAAAGAGAGGAATTCAAGAGCATTTGAAGGTACACCATCAAAAACGATTGACGATCTCATTCTTGATTTGAACTTTAATTCTCTATTTGTATTGTGGTCATCAGATGGTGATACATAATCCACTTAATCCCCGGTATATTATGTCATTGGGAGGCTATTGTAAACTAGCTTTTGGCTAAAGAGATGTTTATATTCTCCTTTTTCCATGGATATAATCCTTTACTAGTCTAAAAAAAAAGTACATCAaatgtttttatttaattttctatCTTTATTATCTATCAATATAACATTTAAGTGATGTTTTTTCACGCAATTGGACTCTTGATCAGTAGTACATATATAGGCTGCAACCCCACTTGATCAATAATAGTACATGAGCTATCAGCCAAACTTAAaagtaaaaaaggaaaaaaaatttaatagaaaaaaagtaaaaaaacttaatagaaaaaaagtaaaaaagtaaaaaagaaaaaaagagtgcAACCCACTACATTTGGTTTGTGGTGTAAAGATGTAAAATTACCACAACTGAGTTTTCCTTGCCATAAAAAGAATGCAAGTATTCATTACAAGAATTGAAAACTTGATCAGCTGATACTGTGGGTAAGTGTTTTcatatttgaatttgggtttctGAAGAAAACTAGTCCATGAAGTAATGTGGTACAAGTCATTCAACATCATACATGACTCGGCCAAATAACTTAAAGTGGGATATGATATTGATTGTTACAATGCGAAACTGAAATAGACTAGAAAAGGCAGCTGCATCAAGTCCCAATAAAAGCAGGTTCACCTACAAAACTACCATTTCTCAAAACTTTGTTTAAAACCCTGTACAGAAACTCGTATGAAACCAACTCTCTTATCTCTAAGCCATAGAATTTGCTTAATAAAGGCTTGCTAATAGGCAATGAAAGCATTTACGCAATTTTCTTTCACATGGCgtatgttgttggtggtggtagttAGGTACTTAGGTTATAGTAATTCCATTAACCTGATGCTAACACCTACAATATGCTTTCTAGGGGCCTTGGTTGAAATCAGTATCAAAAGTACCTTTTTATACTCATGAGAAACTTCATTCAACTTTGAAACAAAAAATCAATAAGAATAACACAAAAGAAGTTTTACTTataaattcaacaacacataacAAATCACACCACAAATAACTATCAAGCTCTCTGTAACACACAACTCGACACAACAAAAGTCTACAGAAAAGATTCCGGCTCCAACAGAATATTTTAGACCATACGGAAGGAGGGAGGAAGGACTTGGCTTACACCATACAAACAAGGGGTTTACGCGATTATAACTATTTACAAGTCTTTATTCTTTTAGAATAATTATTGGAACTTCTCCTTGCAGAGGTTTAGACCTGGTTACTATAACTGTTCAACTTACCCTTGAACATTCCGTTCATGATTCCTTCTGCACATGCATCTTCTGCGATTCGAAGAGAAGAAACAGCTTGTGCTACAGCAATATCTGTTGATGCTGTTATCAACCCTCCTCGACTTCTATCTTCAAAATATGGTGCACTAGGTGACATCGAACAGCTGCTGAATCCAAAATCGTTCCACTTGCATTCTGACGCACAAGCTTCAGAACTCCACCCAAAACTTCCAACCGAATACTTTGCAAAGCCCTGATGAGGAGAGTTACCTCTCCATCCTCCCCTGTAAAAACCCAAGTTGGATTGGTTCCAAGGATTAAAACCCTGGTCATTATTCTTCAGCATAATCTTACATGAGTCATCGGAGTCTTCACCAAGGACATGCAGAGCTACTGCCTCTGCAATTGCGGCTCCCTCTTCATCTAGCCGTTGCTGTTCTTCTATCTTTCTCTGCTTCTTCTTTTCTAGCTCAGATCTAATGGCAGCAGAAGTAGCAAGTGCTTTCTCTAgtcgcctcttcttcttctcagcttGTTTGAGGCGATCCAATTCATCCTTAGCTTGCTTCTTCTTACCTTTCCTAACGACGGGTGGAACTTGAACACATCCCATGTTATCCATGAATACTACTTTGTATCTTAAACAAACAAATCCGTTTGCTCAGCTTCTTCGAGAACTCAACTACAATGTGTACATATTCTCTATAACACTTTTCTCTTTATATTGAATGCTAAATTACTATCAATCAGGTATCTAAGATGGCGAATTAAGATGAAAAAAATTATAGCATCTACAAGAAGAGTATAACGACTACACCCACTCAGGTCTGAACGAATATCTCATCTTCCTAACAATACAATCCCAAAACGAAACCACTGGTGATAGCAGAAGCGAAAAACTATAAGCATTGGCGTATGCATCTCTCTGTTTCATTCTTCCCAATTTCCCACATCCTTTGCATTCGCCCATAACGGTGTGGATAGTAAATTAAACAGTTTTAAATGAAGAATCCAAACTCAAACCCGTGATCAAAAAAGCTCACATCAAACTCCCTACTGCAAACGAACAAAAAATAATGATATCAATAAAAAAGTACCAACTACTGCTCAAATCAGATAGATAAACTTCATTCACAGGTAGACATAAAACTGAATCACTGTCATACCTAAAGCATAATACACAGACTTCTAAGCAAATTCATGGGTATGAAAACTAAAGGTTATCTAAATGGGTGAATCATATACTATGGCAAGTCAAAACACGGATACTAGATACCGCAATTCTTCATGGACAGATAGTGAACCTACAATTGTGAAGTGTGTGTGTGAACCCACTAATAAAAGTCCAGTTCCTAGTTCAGATACTATCTTTGAACACATAATACAATCCAACtaacaacaacttcaaaataaAATATGCCATACGTATTATGAGATCGAAACCATAATTCAAAGATCAAAATAATCGTTAAATAAGTAAGGGGTGTCTCATAAAATTGAACCATCTGATTTACATTAGATCAGGAGACGAATAGGAAGTTTCACAGTTTTCATCACTAGTTCCAGAACCTCTCTACCATGTAAAACCCACTAACATGTTCAATTCCTATTCCAGCACCAAAATTCAAACCTTAAACAGTTCCATACTGTGTTCACACCGAAAAGGCTAATTCAATCCACCTAACACCAAATTCTAACCTCAAACCTAGATCTCATGAATCCATAATATTTTCACAATTCAATTCTACCCCTAATCATTCAGATCCATCAAATTTCCAAATCCACACCACAAACCCCAATCCAACACCttaaaaataactaaataatcatCATTCGACATCGAATTACTCAAATCCAATAACAATTAATGAATTCTAACATAATCCTACATTAGATTATgatgaaaacaaataaaaaaacaatcaaaattcACAAAAAAACGAATCAATCCTCTAACCTGATAAAATGGAGGTCGAATTTGAGGAAACAAAGCCTGTTCCGTCTCCATTTCTTCACGAAAGTCAATAAACTATGTAATCAGAGTGGAATATGTGACCGTGGAATGAAGGGAATCGGAAATTTTAGGGTTCGTAGTTTTGGATCTCAGATTGGGGCGCAGAGAGAAAAGataggaaagaaaaaaaagggaaaaactgCCACATGAAATGAACGTGAGCTATGACGGAGGAAAGAAGAAAGGAAGGTACGAACAAGGGTATTTATGTCATCTGGATTTGAGAAAGTACACGTGTTGGCTTTGGATTGAGTGGATTGTTCTGACGTAAATCTAGAAGGAGTGACGTGGAGGGTGTTTTTGGTCATTTTGGGGTAGATTTTTTTATTGGAAGTAACTACTACTTCACTTTATCTATCCGTCAAGATTCAAAGACACCTTTCACTCAAAGGCAGGCTACACGTGATTTCTTGTTCAGTTATGTGGGTCCCACGTTATGGTGAATCTTATGCTGACCGGAGAGGTGAGCATTCCGGTGAGTAGAATCCGGCCAGTAAAACAAATGACAAAACAGCAAGAAAGTGCATGGAAAATAAATggactaaaaataaaattatcacATGAAATAAAATTTGGAGAAACAGTGAACACTGGCGAGGCAAATGGCTGTCTTTATGCAATATATCCACAACCACAGAGCACCCAGCGCTCAAAATTGTTTTACAGGTGAAAgcgataaaaacaaaacaaaaatgaacAGTATTTTAATCTAGATCCGGGTATACTCAAACTAATTGGCGTATACCCAAATTTAAATGCACATGTGCCTTTATTATGGGGAGGTCAAAACAGGATGAAGTTATTTTAGTACCCCTGCACTAATTAACCTAACAttaaaccctaaacttaaaaactaaaaactgATTAATCTTTCTCTAATGTATCTTCTCTAATCCCTCTCCTCTTCTCCTTCCTTCATCTTATTTCATCAACCAAAAATcaaccaaaattttcaattttaatattCTACCAAAAATGGTTCGATCCAGTAGCAAGAGAGATTCAACAGGTAACATGAGAAGATCCAAATCAGAGGGAAAAGGTAAGGAAAAAGTTAGAACTAGCAAACCCGAAAATCTAATCCCTGAGAATGTTGGAAAAAACCCTCCACTGATGAAAAGAAGACTGtaagtgatttctaaactcaaacccattaTTGTTTAGTGTtttttgattgttatattaggttagaaatcgaaaatCATGATTTTCAGGGATTTTGGTCGGCAAGGTGATACTTTAAAACCACGCCGACCGTTGTTTGTTTTGTAAGCGCCGGCATGGTATTAGGATGAATaacctgccgacttttcatagcaTCCATGGCGATTGTTAGACAATAACCAGGGCCGGCAGGGTATATTAACAAACCATGTCGGCTTACATCTAGCCGGCATTGTCTTATACTTGTACCATGCCGACTTTAGGTCACAGAATACTTAATTTCTATTAGTTATAGCCGGCATCTTTCTTGAATTAGACCCTACCGGCTGCGTTTTGGTCGGCTTGGTGCATGGTTATTACCATGTCGGCTACGTATTGGTCGGCAATGTATATATTCTATACCCCGCCGGCTGTATTACTAGAACCATGTTTCAATGTTTAGAATTTTCATATCTCTTATTTGTGTATTGTTTAGGTTCCCAGAGCCAAAAGTAGAAGATACCCCTTGTCTTGTTAACAATGTAATTTATTGACGCAATTTATCCCAATTTAGAAGatcctaaagatgaaactgaaaagaATTGCCCTGTAAGAAAGTTACTTCTGAGGGGTAaggaagatcctgaagaatttttaaggtttatggatAGTCCTAGCAGTCCCCTCAACTATCAAgaatgcacatcatcagaggAGGAAGAACAGGAGGTTGATCCAAGGACTTTTTCAGGGCATGTGACTTTTCTAGAGTGAACCCCAATTACAATGAGGTCGGTGACTACATAGGTCCATATAAGGGAAAAGCAAAAGCTGATGCTGCTAAAaaagctagttatggtgaagaagatagTGATGTGGAGGAAGATAATAACAACAAGAAGGATCCATGAAATTCTTAAACTTTATTATGTTTCACTTGGTTTAGAAACTTAGATTGTGGTTTGAAATCTTTCATTATGTTTTGAACTCTTAGATTGTGGTTTTAGACTTGTTAAACTTAtggtaattttcagtttcagttgctTTAGAACTTATTCTTTTTTGTGCAGTTTTAGATAGTATTAGAGTTGCAGTAAGTCGGCATGGTTCGTAAGATCGACCCTGCCAGCCATACCAGGCTTTATATGCCACAATGCTGTCAGGGAGTGGTGGTCGGCATGGTTAGAAATTTAGACCTTGCCGACGTAAATGTTAGTTGCACTTTTTAGGTGCAAAGTACAAGCCATTGAATGCTCAACGGCtataaatttcaaaatcaagatattaggtgtgttgttattataaaagcattctcaacttcatcttcaaccttgcataaagaatggaagtttcaagtgcaacacaaccaaatatttgtagtctttgtacactGAGTGGTATCTacacttctttgacttcgtcttgtacaacctagtcgtcttcttatcatacacataactCTTTCTCTTGTGACTTTCGTCCGGCGATCCATAacactcgcataccatttcaaaccgcgtatctttttgttgggtgtttttcacTGGAATGCATATCTTCTCTTTGGCTTTCTCAACAATCAATTTACCgcgtcttctttttccttccattccaaatcattagcataatGTTTGGAAGTATCGGGACCCCTAATTTTCTGAGCTTGAGGTTGATCCATCATCGGTACCAATGCAAAAATCtgcaaaacatcaaaagttaattGATATGTATTATcaaggtcggcaaggtcgacatatAAAACCCTACCGACTACAAATAGCCAGCACGTAAGAAAAATTTAACAATGCCGACCACACTAGATCAGGCAATGTTTGAAAACTTGAAAATGCTGGCTTAAGCATTTTcaagttagttgatatgtatcactcatCTCATTATATTACCAAGGTCGGAAAGGTCGACATATCAAACCCTGCCGACTACAAACAACCGGCACGCAAGAAAATTTAACAGTGCCGACCAGACTAGAGCTGGCAAGGTTTGAAAACTTGAAAATGCCGGATTAAGCATTTTCAAGTAACGGCTCCTGTGTTGTAAAACTAAAAGTCGGCATGGTGTAAATTTTCTACCTTGCCGCCATGATACTGCTCGTGAAAAGTCGGCACATTGTTCAAATATAAACCACACCGGTCGATACGGTCGGCATGATCGACAagcgtcgaccttgccgaccctgggaagcaaaagtgaaaaaaaaaataccaaaatcgAACATTTGCATGGAAAAATTACAATCTTCACCACGTAGGTTGTCTACCTGATTAATTGCAgctccattctcttcttcttggtcATTGGATTCTTCGCTTGGCTCAATacattcatcacttccatacccatcatgagtttgaggaaaataaaagtgagggtcatgcatgtaatccatttgatcatggtctggtagatcatcatacaagtactcatctgtaggaggaaagttagaagactcccccacttcaaaatcaggatttgaatcactcatatcacaaatttctcaaaaaccctaatcccCCTCCAACACTCATGGGAACCAACGTTCATTCTACTTCCACTACTACTTCATTCTACTTCTTACTCTAAATTATTTCTAAAACCCAACttataaatcaactaactaatttaactaatctaatcattttAATTAAATTAGTGCTAATCATTGTGGAGGcattttagccatttagaaaaaacAAGGTTAAGGGATGGCttggttttacttcataatgatcacattttgtcttattgggtataccccaattagttt
The nucleotide sequence above comes from Papaver somniferum cultivar HN1 chromosome 8, ASM357369v1, whole genome shotgun sequence. Encoded proteins:
- the LOC113304317 gene encoding uncharacterized protein LOC113304317 — its product is MDNMGCVQVPPVVRKGKKKQAKDELDRLKQAEKKKRRLEKALATSAAIRSELEKKKQRKIEEQQRLDEEGAAIAEAVALHVLGEDSDDSCKIMLKNNDQGFNPWNQSNLGFYRGGWRGNSPHQGFAKYSVGSFGWSSEACASECKWNDFGFSSCSMSPSAPYFEDRSRGGLITASTDIAVAQAVSSLRIAEDACAEGIMNGMFKGKLNSYSNQV